A single region of the Neodiprion pinetum isolate iyNeoPine1 chromosome 5, iyNeoPine1.2, whole genome shotgun sequence genome encodes:
- the LOC124220621 gene encoding ATP-binding cassette sub-family C member 4-like isoform X2, with product MDTKRRQCLPNPEESSNFLSRLFFGWSFPIFLKGAKRDLQITDLYDPLKSDESERLCNRLEREWQKELAKAKESPMVGEGSKRKPKKKPSLTLALVRMFWFKFMLQGLLFFVYLMAVRILQPVIQGWVIAYFDKDKNQISQNEAFIYAAELILLTLASIFLLHHTNLRTQEMGMCARIACCSMIYRKILRLDLASVSNTAAGQVANLISNDVARFDNLLMHLHYIWIMPLQVTLIGYVMWQFVGVASLVGIGAMVLQTIPIQGYFSNLSSKLRSKIAMKTDERIQLMSELISGIEVIKMYSWEKPFEIIVSKVRGVEMKLIGLTSYLRGIYASIMVFSERVTLYLTLISFALMGNHLTAEITFPLATLFNVLQMTCAIAFPQAIIQSGEAIVSLRRISAFLLLDEVRQPENSEFVANDGDQPVEKHTTSQLLESGKETEMESLLLEKGKPDAKITSSATNGAKKVDIRYEHGISIELVNVAANWVSAQLPPTLCELSMEVKSKSLTVLVGSVGSGKSSLLHLLLGELSVGAGRLSYFTDEKNEKTRINSRDIRISYTSQDPWLFPASVRANILFGQPYDRKRYQKVTRVCALVKDFEQLPQGDMSFVGERGASLSGGQRARVNLARAVYRDADLYLLDDPLSAVDARVGRHLFEECIQGYLKGKTRILVTHQLQFLRQADSVIVLNRGTVMHQGTYEELAESTHAILTSQKSVESETVEEENEETYDVGKHDFRTRRLTSVSSERPSERSVSFEELQDIDGEEIATGSMSTKVYSSYFLSGGNICSLIILMITIVIGQLSANASDYWVTYWTNQNTRRAEIRANETASNITSSKSETSIDFQQMFWDPDTEWYDQYGLLRSNIAVQVYTMLIAATVIFLSLRSLLFMKICMTASRTIHDSMFSNLLRATMRFFNTNPTGRILNRFSKDVGAMDELLPRAMLETLQVFTVIIYYLKTAQNIKRLEGITKSPVFSHVSSTLDGLTTIRSCGVLVEEMLKQEFDHHQDSHTGAWYLTLGTATAFGFTLDLVSCCFTTFVCFSFILINDFPGGSVGLAISQCLILTGMVQYGVRLSAEVVSQMTSVERVLQYTNLPKEGPFTTGSPPPDTWPSQGGLVMKNVSMKYNDDKPPVLKGLNLKINPGWKVGIVGRTGAGKSSLISALFRLTGDGLEGEIILDGVDTKSIGLQELRPRISIIPQEPILFSASLRYNLDPFDQYSDAKLWDSLQEVELGNSVPSLDFRVAEGGANFSVGQRQLICLARAILRNNRLLVLDEATANIDRSTDNLIQNTIRRRFADCTVLTIAHRLNTIMDSDRVLVMEGGRIVEFDHPYLLLKDPNGHFSQMLQQTGKAMADKLALIAERTYQLSGEFKEISNDGVTTASD from the exons atggACACGAAAAGAAGACAGTGCCTACCAAATCCTGAGgaatcttcaaattttctaagCAGGCTTTTTTTCGG ATGGtcgtttccaatttttttgaagGGAGCGAAACGTGATTTGCAAATAACAGATTTGTATGACCCGTTGAAATCGGATGAATCAGAAAGACTCTGTAACCGTCTGGAAAG AGAATGGCAGAAAGAATTGGCGAAGGCGAAAGAATCGCCGATGGTGGGTGAGGGCAGCAAAAGGAAGCCGAAGAAGAAGCCTAGCCTAACTTTGGCGTTGGTAAGGATGTTCTGGTTCAAGTTCATGCTGCAAGGACTGCTCTTCTTTGTGTATTTGATGGCGGTGCGGATACTACAGCCAGTGATCCAGGGTTGGGTCATCGCCTACTTTGACAAAGATAAAAATCAGATTTCGCAAAACGAGGCCTTCATCTACGCCGCTGAACTGATCCTCCTCACTCTCGCGTCGATATTCCTCCTTCACCACACAAATTTGCGGACCCAGGAGATGGGAATGTGCGCGAGGATCGCTTGTTGTTCCATGATATACAGGAAG ATTCTACGCCTCGATTTGGCATCGGTGAGCAATACGGCGGCGGGTCAAGTGGCCAATTTGATCAGCAACGACGTGGCCCGATTTGATAATCTTCTCATGCATCTTCACTACATTTGGATAATGCCGTTACAG GTGACTTTGATAGGGTACGTGATGTGGCAATTTGTCGGTGTGGCTTCGCTGGTGGGAATCGGAGCTATGGTCCTGCAGACCATACCTATTCAAGGTTACTTCAGCAATCTTAGCTCCAAGCTGCGATCCAAGATCGCAATGAAGACGGACGAAAGAATACAGCTGATGAGTGAGCTGATATCTGGGATTGAG GTGATCAAGATGTACTCGTGGGAAAAGCCGTTCGAAATTATAGTGTCGAAAGTTCGAGGTGTGGAAATGAAACTAATCGGACTCACGTCGTATCTCAGAGGGATATACGCGAGTATTATGGTCTTCTCGGAAAGGGTCACGCTTTATTTGACCTTAATCTCTTTTGCGCTGATGGGTAACCATTTGACTGCGGAAATTACCTTTCCATTGGCAACGCTGTTTAACGTGCTCCAAATGACGTGTGCAATTGCATTTCCGCAGGCAATCATTCAGTCTGGAGAGGCAATAGTTTCTTTAAGAAGGATATCG GCATTTTTGCTGCTGGACGAAGTGCGACAACCGGAGAATTCTGAATTTGTAGCAAACGATGGGGACCAACCAGTGGAGAAGCACACGACAAGCCAACTGCTCGAAAGTGGAAAGGAAACTGAAATG GAGTCCTTGTTGTTGGAAAAAGGAAAACCTGATGCCAAGATCACATCCAGTGCAACGAACGGAGCAAAGAAAGTAGACATACGGTATGAACATGGAATCAGCATCGAATTGGTAAACGTCGCTGCGAACTGGGTGAGCGCACAGCTGCCGCCAACATTGTGCGAGCTTTCAATGGAGGTAAAGAGCAAATCTTTAACTGTCCTCGTGGGATCCGTCGGCTCGGGAAAGTCGTCCTTACTGCACCTCCTGCTAGGCGAGTTGTCGGTCGGGGCTGGAAGACTGTCCTATTTtaccgatgaaaaaaatgagaagaCCAGAATCAACAGCCGGGACATTCGCATCTCATATACCAGCCAAGATCCTTGGCTGTTTCCAGCTTCTGTACGCGCCAATATTCTATTCGGCCAGCCTTACGACAGAAAGCGATACCAAAAG GTGACACGAGTTTGCGCGCTGGTGAAGGACTTCGAGCAGCTTCCTCAGGGTGACATGAGCTTCGTCGGAGAGAGAGGAGCTTCTCTGTCTGGAGGCCAGAGAGCTCGTGTCAATCTGGCCAGAGCCGTTTACAGAGACGCCGATCTCTACCTGCTGGACGATCCTTTGAGTGCAGTTGACGCTCGTGTCGGTCGTCACTTGTTTGAAGAGTGCATACAAGGTTACCTGAAGGGCAAGACACGGATCCTCGTCACTCATCAGTTACAATTTCTTCGTCAAGCTGACAGTGTGATAGTTCTCAATCGC GGTACCGTGATGCACCAAGGGACTTATGAAGAGTTGGCGGAATCCACTCACGCCATATTAACTTCTCAAAAATCTGTGGAATCCGAAACGgttgaagaagaaaacgaagaaacttACGACGTGGGGAAACACGACTTCAGG ACAAGACGTCTAACTTCGGTTAGCAGTGAAAGGCCATCAGAAAGGTCGGTGAGCTTTGAAGAATTGCAGGATATCGACGGTGAAGAGATCGCTACGGGAAGTATGTCTACTAAAGTTTACAGCAGCTACTTTTTATCCGGTGGTAATATCTGCTCGTTGATCATTCTCATGATAACTATCGTCATTGGTCAGCTATCAGCGAATGCAAGTGATTACTGGGTAACTTACTGGACCAATCAAAATACAAGAAGAGCTGAAATAAGAGCTAATGAAACCGCTTCTAATATTACGAGCAGCAAAAGTGAAACTTCGATCGATTTTCAACAAATGTTCTGGGATCCCGATACCGAATGGTATGACCAGTACGGACTGCTGCGCTCTAACATTGCCGTTCAAGTTTACACAATGCTGATCGCAGCCACTGTTATCTTTCTCTCACTACGCAGCTTGCTTTTCATGAAGATTTGTATGACCGCTAGTCGCACTATACACGACTCCATGTTTTCAAACCTTTTGCGAGCCACCATGAGATTCTTTAACACCAACCCAACTG GAAGAATTCTGAACCGATTTTCAAAGGATGTGGGTGCAATGGATGAACTGCTACCAAGGGCGATGCTTGAGACACTTCAGGTTTTCACAGTAAT aATCTACTACTTGAAGACAGCCCAGAATATCAAGCGACTTGAAGGAATAA CCAAAAGTCCTGTATTCTCCCACGTGAGCTCTACTCTCGACGGATTAACGACCATACGAAGCTGTGGTGTCTTGGTGGAAGAAATGCTAAAGCAAGAGTTTGACCATCACCAAGATTCGCATACAGGTGCCTGGTATCTCACCCTTGGGACGGCAACTGCCTTTGGGTTCACTCTCGACCTCGTGTCATGTTGTTTTACCACTTTCGTTTGCTTCTCGTTCATCCTTATAAATG ATTTCCCGGGAGGATCTGTCGGTCTGGCCATTTCACAGTGCTTGATACTGACTGGTATGGTTCAATATGGAGTGAGACTTAGTGCTGAGGTGGTTTCACAGATGACCTCAGTAGAGAGAGTTCTTCAGTATACGAACTTACCCAAGGAGGGACCTTTCACCACTGGCAGTCCTCCGCCAGATACTTGGCCTTCTCAAGGTGGTTTAgtcatgaaaaatgtttctatGAAATATAACGACGACAAACCGCCAGTGCTCAAG GGGTTAAACCTGAAGATAAACCCTGGATGGAAGGTTGGTATAGTGGGAAGGACTGGTGCAGGAAAATCCTCTCTCATCTCAGCGCTGTTTCGTTTGACTGGAGACGGACTGGAGGGTGAAATCATTCTGGACGGCGTAGATACAAAGTCGATAGGGTTACAAGAGCTACGCCCTCGAATCTCGATCATTCCCCAGGAGCCAATATTGTTCTCGGCAAGTCTTCGCTACAACTTGGACCCCTTCGACCAGTACTCAGACGCTAAGCTATGGGATAGTTTACAAGAAGTAGAACTTGGAAATTCGGTGCCTTCTCTTGACTTCCGAGTCGCTGAAGGTGGAGCCAATTTCAGCGTTGGACAGCGCCAATTGATCTGCTTGGCCAGAGCCATCCTGAGAAACAACCGATTGCTCGTCCTTGATGAAGCCACCGCTAATATTGACCGAAG CACCGACAATTTGATTCAAAACACCATAAGAAGGAGATTTGCTGATTGCACGGTCCTAACGATAGCTCATCGCTTGAACACGATAATGGACAGTGACCGAGTTCTGGTCATGGAAGGAGGCCGTATCGTG gAATTCGACCATCCATATTTGCTGTTGAAAGATCCGAATGGTCACTTTTCGCAAATGCTCCAACAAACAGGGAAAGCAATGGCAGATAAACTTGCTCTGATTGCTGAACGTACCTATCAACTAAGCGGTGAATTCAAGGAGATATCTAATGACGGCGTCACAACTGCAAGTGACTAA
- the LOC124220621 gene encoding ATP-binding cassette sub-family C member 4-like isoform X1 gives MDTKRRQCLPNPEESSNFLSRLFFGWSFPIFLKGAKRDLQITDLYDPLKSDESERLCNRLEREWQKELAKAKESPMVGEGSKRKPKKKPSLTLALVRMFWFKFMLQGLLFFVYLMAVRILQPVIQGWVIAYFDKDKNQISQNEAFIYAAELILLTLASIFLLHHTNLRTQEMGMCARIACCSMIYRKILRLDLASVSNTAAGQVANLISNDVARFDNLLMHLHYIWIMPLQVTLIGYVMWQFVGVASLVGIGAMVLQTIPIQGYFSNLSSKLRSKIAMKTDERIQLMSELISGIEVIKMYSWEKPFEIIVSKVRGVEMKLIGLTSYLRGIYASIMVFSERVTLYLTLISFALMGNHLTAEITFPLATLFNVLQMTCAIAFPQAIIQSGEAIVSLRRISAFLLLDEVRQPENSEFVANDGDQPVEKHTTSQLLESGKETEMESLLLEKGKPDAKITSSATNGAKKVDIRYEHGISIELVNVAANWVSAQLPPTLCELSMEVKSKSLTVLVGSVGSGKSSLLHLLLGELSVGAGRLSYFTDEKNEKTRINSRDIRISYTSQDPWLFPASVRANILFGQPYDRKRYQKVTRVCALVKDFEQLPQGDMSFVGERGASLSGGQRARVNLARAVYRDADLYLLDDPLSAVDARVGRHLFEECIQGYLKGKTRILVTHQLQFLRQADSVIVLNRGTVMHQGTYEELAESTHAILTSQKSVESETVEEENEETYDVGKHDFRTRRLTSVSSERPSERSVSFEELQDIDGEEIATGSMSTKVYSSYFLSGGNICSLIILMITIVIGQLSANASDYWVTYWTNQNTRRAEIRANETASNITSSKSETSIDFQQMFWDPDTEWYDQYGLLRSNIAVQVYTMLIAATVIFLSLRSLLFMKICMTASRTIHDSMFSNLLRATMRFFNTNPTGRILNRFSKDVGAMDELLPRAMLETLQVFTVMLGILVMVSIVNPWTIIPMIFVAALFYFIRIYYLKTAQNIKRLEGITKSPVFSHVSSTLDGLTTIRSCGVLVEEMLKQEFDHHQDSHTGAWYLTLGTATAFGFTLDLVSCCFTTFVCFSFILINDFPGGSVGLAISQCLILTGMVQYGVRLSAEVVSQMTSVERVLQYTNLPKEGPFTTGSPPPDTWPSQGGLVMKNVSMKYNDDKPPVLKGLNLKINPGWKVGIVGRTGAGKSSLISALFRLTGDGLEGEIILDGVDTKSIGLQELRPRISIIPQEPILFSASLRYNLDPFDQYSDAKLWDSLQEVELGNSVPSLDFRVAEGGANFSVGQRQLICLARAILRNNRLLVLDEATANIDRSTDNLIQNTIRRRFADCTVLTIAHRLNTIMDSDRVLVMEGGRIVEFDHPYLLLKDPNGHFSQMLQQTGKAMADKLALIAERTYQLSGEFKEISNDGVTTASD, from the exons atggACACGAAAAGAAGACAGTGCCTACCAAATCCTGAGgaatcttcaaattttctaagCAGGCTTTTTTTCGG ATGGtcgtttccaatttttttgaagGGAGCGAAACGTGATTTGCAAATAACAGATTTGTATGACCCGTTGAAATCGGATGAATCAGAAAGACTCTGTAACCGTCTGGAAAG AGAATGGCAGAAAGAATTGGCGAAGGCGAAAGAATCGCCGATGGTGGGTGAGGGCAGCAAAAGGAAGCCGAAGAAGAAGCCTAGCCTAACTTTGGCGTTGGTAAGGATGTTCTGGTTCAAGTTCATGCTGCAAGGACTGCTCTTCTTTGTGTATTTGATGGCGGTGCGGATACTACAGCCAGTGATCCAGGGTTGGGTCATCGCCTACTTTGACAAAGATAAAAATCAGATTTCGCAAAACGAGGCCTTCATCTACGCCGCTGAACTGATCCTCCTCACTCTCGCGTCGATATTCCTCCTTCACCACACAAATTTGCGGACCCAGGAGATGGGAATGTGCGCGAGGATCGCTTGTTGTTCCATGATATACAGGAAG ATTCTACGCCTCGATTTGGCATCGGTGAGCAATACGGCGGCGGGTCAAGTGGCCAATTTGATCAGCAACGACGTGGCCCGATTTGATAATCTTCTCATGCATCTTCACTACATTTGGATAATGCCGTTACAG GTGACTTTGATAGGGTACGTGATGTGGCAATTTGTCGGTGTGGCTTCGCTGGTGGGAATCGGAGCTATGGTCCTGCAGACCATACCTATTCAAGGTTACTTCAGCAATCTTAGCTCCAAGCTGCGATCCAAGATCGCAATGAAGACGGACGAAAGAATACAGCTGATGAGTGAGCTGATATCTGGGATTGAG GTGATCAAGATGTACTCGTGGGAAAAGCCGTTCGAAATTATAGTGTCGAAAGTTCGAGGTGTGGAAATGAAACTAATCGGACTCACGTCGTATCTCAGAGGGATATACGCGAGTATTATGGTCTTCTCGGAAAGGGTCACGCTTTATTTGACCTTAATCTCTTTTGCGCTGATGGGTAACCATTTGACTGCGGAAATTACCTTTCCATTGGCAACGCTGTTTAACGTGCTCCAAATGACGTGTGCAATTGCATTTCCGCAGGCAATCATTCAGTCTGGAGAGGCAATAGTTTCTTTAAGAAGGATATCG GCATTTTTGCTGCTGGACGAAGTGCGACAACCGGAGAATTCTGAATTTGTAGCAAACGATGGGGACCAACCAGTGGAGAAGCACACGACAAGCCAACTGCTCGAAAGTGGAAAGGAAACTGAAATG GAGTCCTTGTTGTTGGAAAAAGGAAAACCTGATGCCAAGATCACATCCAGTGCAACGAACGGAGCAAAGAAAGTAGACATACGGTATGAACATGGAATCAGCATCGAATTGGTAAACGTCGCTGCGAACTGGGTGAGCGCACAGCTGCCGCCAACATTGTGCGAGCTTTCAATGGAGGTAAAGAGCAAATCTTTAACTGTCCTCGTGGGATCCGTCGGCTCGGGAAAGTCGTCCTTACTGCACCTCCTGCTAGGCGAGTTGTCGGTCGGGGCTGGAAGACTGTCCTATTTtaccgatgaaaaaaatgagaagaCCAGAATCAACAGCCGGGACATTCGCATCTCATATACCAGCCAAGATCCTTGGCTGTTTCCAGCTTCTGTACGCGCCAATATTCTATTCGGCCAGCCTTACGACAGAAAGCGATACCAAAAG GTGACACGAGTTTGCGCGCTGGTGAAGGACTTCGAGCAGCTTCCTCAGGGTGACATGAGCTTCGTCGGAGAGAGAGGAGCTTCTCTGTCTGGAGGCCAGAGAGCTCGTGTCAATCTGGCCAGAGCCGTTTACAGAGACGCCGATCTCTACCTGCTGGACGATCCTTTGAGTGCAGTTGACGCTCGTGTCGGTCGTCACTTGTTTGAAGAGTGCATACAAGGTTACCTGAAGGGCAAGACACGGATCCTCGTCACTCATCAGTTACAATTTCTTCGTCAAGCTGACAGTGTGATAGTTCTCAATCGC GGTACCGTGATGCACCAAGGGACTTATGAAGAGTTGGCGGAATCCACTCACGCCATATTAACTTCTCAAAAATCTGTGGAATCCGAAACGgttgaagaagaaaacgaagaaacttACGACGTGGGGAAACACGACTTCAGG ACAAGACGTCTAACTTCGGTTAGCAGTGAAAGGCCATCAGAAAGGTCGGTGAGCTTTGAAGAATTGCAGGATATCGACGGTGAAGAGATCGCTACGGGAAGTATGTCTACTAAAGTTTACAGCAGCTACTTTTTATCCGGTGGTAATATCTGCTCGTTGATCATTCTCATGATAACTATCGTCATTGGTCAGCTATCAGCGAATGCAAGTGATTACTGGGTAACTTACTGGACCAATCAAAATACAAGAAGAGCTGAAATAAGAGCTAATGAAACCGCTTCTAATATTACGAGCAGCAAAAGTGAAACTTCGATCGATTTTCAACAAATGTTCTGGGATCCCGATACCGAATGGTATGACCAGTACGGACTGCTGCGCTCTAACATTGCCGTTCAAGTTTACACAATGCTGATCGCAGCCACTGTTATCTTTCTCTCACTACGCAGCTTGCTTTTCATGAAGATTTGTATGACCGCTAGTCGCACTATACACGACTCCATGTTTTCAAACCTTTTGCGAGCCACCATGAGATTCTTTAACACCAACCCAACTG GAAGAATTCTGAACCGATTTTCAAAGGATGTGGGTGCAATGGATGAACTGCTACCAAGGGCGATGCTTGAGACACTTCAGGTTTTCACAGTAATGTTAGGAATACTCGTTATGGTCAGCATTGTCAACCCATGGACGATAATCCCAATGATTTTTGTGGCTGcgcttttttatttcattagaATCTACTACTTGAAGACAGCCCAGAATATCAAGCGACTTGAAGGAATAA CCAAAAGTCCTGTATTCTCCCACGTGAGCTCTACTCTCGACGGATTAACGACCATACGAAGCTGTGGTGTCTTGGTGGAAGAAATGCTAAAGCAAGAGTTTGACCATCACCAAGATTCGCATACAGGTGCCTGGTATCTCACCCTTGGGACGGCAACTGCCTTTGGGTTCACTCTCGACCTCGTGTCATGTTGTTTTACCACTTTCGTTTGCTTCTCGTTCATCCTTATAAATG ATTTCCCGGGAGGATCTGTCGGTCTGGCCATTTCACAGTGCTTGATACTGACTGGTATGGTTCAATATGGAGTGAGACTTAGTGCTGAGGTGGTTTCACAGATGACCTCAGTAGAGAGAGTTCTTCAGTATACGAACTTACCCAAGGAGGGACCTTTCACCACTGGCAGTCCTCCGCCAGATACTTGGCCTTCTCAAGGTGGTTTAgtcatgaaaaatgtttctatGAAATATAACGACGACAAACCGCCAGTGCTCAAG GGGTTAAACCTGAAGATAAACCCTGGATGGAAGGTTGGTATAGTGGGAAGGACTGGTGCAGGAAAATCCTCTCTCATCTCAGCGCTGTTTCGTTTGACTGGAGACGGACTGGAGGGTGAAATCATTCTGGACGGCGTAGATACAAAGTCGATAGGGTTACAAGAGCTACGCCCTCGAATCTCGATCATTCCCCAGGAGCCAATATTGTTCTCGGCAAGTCTTCGCTACAACTTGGACCCCTTCGACCAGTACTCAGACGCTAAGCTATGGGATAGTTTACAAGAAGTAGAACTTGGAAATTCGGTGCCTTCTCTTGACTTCCGAGTCGCTGAAGGTGGAGCCAATTTCAGCGTTGGACAGCGCCAATTGATCTGCTTGGCCAGAGCCATCCTGAGAAACAACCGATTGCTCGTCCTTGATGAAGCCACCGCTAATATTGACCGAAG CACCGACAATTTGATTCAAAACACCATAAGAAGGAGATTTGCTGATTGCACGGTCCTAACGATAGCTCATCGCTTGAACACGATAATGGACAGTGACCGAGTTCTGGTCATGGAAGGAGGCCGTATCGTG gAATTCGACCATCCATATTTGCTGTTGAAAGATCCGAATGGTCACTTTTCGCAAATGCTCCAACAAACAGGGAAAGCAATGGCAGATAAACTTGCTCTGATTGCTGAACGTACCTATCAACTAAGCGGTGAATTCAAGGAGATATCTAATGACGGCGTCACAACTGCAAGTGACTAA